The following proteins are encoded in a genomic region of Sorangiineae bacterium MSr12523:
- a CDS encoding cysteine synthase family protein yields the protein MAIRTSQSDIIEALVLPRIVRLGPNLYGAAFCLMKLLPARFILDRARAAGILEPGGVVIETSSGTFGLALAMLCRLRGYQLILVSDPAIEPPLQRRLEQLGARVEIVRTPASVGGYQGARLARMAELQAEFPRHFWPSQYDNPDNPRAYAPFAELLAESVGHVGVLVGAVGSGGSMCGTTSYLRSVFPEMTAVGVDTHRSTLFGQADGKRLLRGLGNSLMPRNVDHTTFDEIHWVSASDGFSGTRALHAEHALYMGPTSGAGYLVAKWWAARRPEVNVVVTLPDEGYRYQDTVYNDAWLRENDVYRDGLPDNPRRVNHPHDAGPDWSYLSWNRKSYEHVLGTTFSQVAVSP from the coding sequence ATGGCGATTCGAACTTCGCAGTCCGATATCATCGAAGCCTTGGTGTTGCCGCGCATCGTGCGCCTGGGGCCCAATCTGTATGGTGCTGCATTTTGCCTGATGAAGCTCTTGCCCGCCCGTTTCATTCTGGACAGGGCGCGCGCGGCGGGCATCTTGGAGCCGGGGGGCGTCGTCATCGAGACGAGCTCCGGCACCTTCGGGCTCGCGCTGGCCATGCTCTGCCGCCTGCGCGGATACCAGCTCATTCTGGTGAGCGATCCGGCCATCGAGCCTCCGCTGCAGCGCCGCCTGGAGCAACTCGGCGCGCGGGTGGAAATCGTGCGCACGCCCGCCTCCGTGGGCGGCTACCAAGGCGCGCGGCTCGCGCGCATGGCGGAATTGCAGGCGGAGTTTCCCCGGCACTTCTGGCCGTCGCAATACGACAATCCGGACAACCCGCGCGCCTACGCACCCTTTGCGGAGTTGCTCGCGGAGAGCGTCGGGCACGTGGGCGTTCTCGTCGGGGCCGTGGGCTCCGGCGGCTCGATGTGCGGTACGACGTCGTACCTGCGAAGCGTCTTTCCCGAAATGACCGCCGTCGGCGTCGATACGCATCGGAGCACGCTGTTCGGGCAGGCCGACGGCAAACGGCTGCTGCGCGGTCTCGGCAATAGCTTGATGCCGCGCAATGTTGACCATACGACGTTCGACGAGATTCACTGGGTGAGCGCCTCCGACGGCTTCAGCGGGACGCGCGCGCTTCATGCCGAGCATGCATTGTACATGGGTCCCACGAGCGGCGCCGGGTACTTGGTGGCAAAATGGTGGGCGGCGCGGCGGCCGGAGGTGAATGTCGTGGTGACGCTTCCCGACGAAGGCTACCGCTACCAGGACACCGTCTACAACGACGCATGGCTTCGAGAGAACGATGTGTACAGAGACGGCCTGCCGGACAATCCACGCCGGGTGAACCACCCGCATGACGCGGGCCCCGATTGGTCGTACCTCTCGTGGAATCGCAAATCGTACGAGCACGTCCTGGGCACCACGTTTTCGCAGGTTGCGGTGTCGCCATGA
- the argH gene encoding argininosuccinate lyase, translated as MENTGRITRTIRRTARDILFGPTADAALDAELPFIAQVDRAHVVMLAESALIDRNTAAALLSAIDQLRRTRFEPLRGRTAPRGVYLLYEDHLITETGMSVGGMLQLGRSRNDLNATAQKLRLRAPWVRLVRESLYLQTILLRRANRHAGVVMPAYTHFQAAVPITYGHYLAGIAASLDRDLDALWGTSSLFDVSPLGAGAVGGTSLPIRAERTADLLGFARPTAHSIDAVAARDGVLRVLAAASILGVTLSRMAADFLLWSTSEFDFLSFPDHLVGSSSMMPQKRNVYFLEHVQGRAAAALGAFTHAVHACHAKPFTNSIAVGTEAVSAVWDALRKTTEAVILLRLIAAEAEPRRPIMEARARDGHTSATELANRLVGQGHVPFRTAHHTVGAFVRTALENGEPLEDVARRGLREAGVSTDGLDAASVALASQYGGGPGSTKLALQELVSHWRTHRTRLRAKTQFWRDADHALDRAAAHILSNE; from the coding sequence ATGGAAAACACCGGACGGATCACCCGCACCATCCGCCGCACCGCGCGCGACATTCTGTTCGGCCCGACGGCCGATGCCGCCCTCGATGCCGAGCTGCCCTTCATCGCACAGGTGGATCGCGCGCACGTGGTCATGCTTGCGGAGAGCGCGCTGATCGACCGAAATACCGCCGCCGCCCTTCTTTCGGCCATCGACCAGCTTCGGCGGACTCGCTTCGAGCCCCTGCGTGGCCGCACCGCACCGCGCGGCGTTTACCTGCTTTACGAAGATCACCTCATTACCGAAACCGGCATGTCCGTCGGCGGCATGCTGCAACTGGGACGCTCGCGCAACGATCTCAATGCCACCGCGCAGAAACTCCGGTTGCGCGCGCCATGGGTGCGGCTCGTGCGCGAATCCTTGTACCTACAAACCATCTTGCTTCGCCGTGCAAACCGACACGCCGGCGTGGTCATGCCCGCGTATACCCACTTCCAGGCCGCGGTCCCCATCACCTATGGGCACTATCTGGCCGGGATTGCCGCGTCACTCGACCGCGATCTCGACGCGCTATGGGGCACGTCATCGCTCTTCGACGTATCGCCGCTCGGGGCAGGCGCCGTGGGAGGAACGTCGCTCCCCATTCGCGCCGAGCGCACGGCCGATCTTCTCGGCTTCGCGCGCCCGACGGCGCACTCCATCGATGCCGTCGCCGCGCGCGACGGGGTTCTTCGCGTGCTCGCCGCCGCTTCGATTCTCGGCGTGACCCTCAGCCGCATGGCCGCGGACTTCCTTCTCTGGAGCACGTCGGAATTCGACTTTCTCTCGTTTCCCGATCACCTCGTCGGCTCGAGCTCGATGATGCCGCAAAAGCGCAACGTGTACTTCCTCGAGCACGTCCAGGGCCGCGCGGCGGCGGCGCTCGGAGCCTTCACCCATGCCGTTCACGCCTGCCACGCCAAGCCATTCACCAACTCCATTGCCGTAGGAACCGAGGCCGTGTCCGCCGTATGGGATGCCCTACGCAAAACCACGGAGGCCGTGATTCTTCTGCGCCTCATTGCGGCGGAGGCCGAGCCGCGCCGCCCCATCATGGAGGCGCGCGCCCGCGACGGTCACACCTCGGCCACCGAGCTGGCCAATCGCCTCGTGGGCCAAGGCCATGTTCCGTTTCGAACGGCGCACCACACCGTCGGCGCGTTCGTGCGCACGGCGCTGGAAAATGGCGAGCCGCTGGAGGACGTCGCCCGGCGCGGTTTGCGCGAGGCGGGCGTCTCCACCGACGGTCTCGACGCCGCTTCGGTGGCCCTCGCCTCCCAATACGGCGGCGGCCCCGGCTCGACGAAGCTCGCTTTGCAGGAGCTCGTTTCCCATTGGAGGACGCACCGCACGCGCCTCCGAGCGAAAACCCAATTCTGGAGAGACGCGGACCACGCGCTCGATCGTGCAGCAGCCCACATCCTTTCCAACGAATGA
- a CDS encoding argininosuccinate synthase: MNPNHIVLAYSGGLDTSAALRFLKERFGCKVTAYCANLGQREDWKKLEHRAKAAGADVFYVDDVRGHFIENFVFPALKANAVYESHYLMGTPLARPVIVEGMIAYARREGGDALAHGCTPKGNDQVRFELSAILLDKSLPTIAPWRLWDLASREDLLQYCAKHDIPIQHSKEDLFSHDENLVHLTTEGEYLEEIENAFQWQHASWITPPTKAPDQVERLTIDFREGVPVAVNGEKLSPVDIIVKLNAAGARNGVGLQDIIENRINGMKVRGVFENPALVILHKAHRGLECATLSGEVARVRDLVVNEYSQIVYKGLWFAPERKAIQAMVDYSQRHVSGEVSIDLYKGSCTVAAVRSEHSLYSRDLVTLHRGVEFSGDDATGFLRTMALRYQIEGDRELRMARGSR, from the coding sequence ATGAATCCCAATCACATCGTACTTGCATATTCCGGCGGCCTGGACACTTCCGCGGCACTTCGCTTCCTCAAAGAGCGCTTCGGCTGCAAGGTCACGGCGTATTGCGCCAACCTCGGCCAGCGCGAAGACTGGAAAAAGCTGGAGCATCGCGCGAAAGCTGCCGGCGCCGACGTGTTCTACGTCGACGACGTGCGCGGCCACTTCATCGAGAACTTCGTCTTTCCGGCCCTCAAGGCCAATGCCGTGTACGAGAGCCACTACCTCATGGGGACGCCCCTCGCGCGCCCGGTCATCGTCGAGGGCATGATCGCGTATGCGCGGCGCGAAGGCGGCGATGCCCTGGCCCACGGTTGCACCCCGAAGGGCAATGACCAGGTCCGATTCGAACTTTCGGCCATCCTGCTGGACAAGTCGCTGCCCACGATTGCGCCGTGGCGCCTGTGGGATCTCGCGTCGCGCGAAGACCTACTTCAATATTGCGCCAAGCACGACATTCCCATTCAGCACAGCAAAGAAGATCTCTTCTCGCACGACGAGAACCTGGTGCACCTCACCACCGAGGGCGAATACCTCGAGGAAATCGAGAACGCCTTCCAATGGCAACACGCGAGCTGGATCACCCCGCCCACCAAGGCGCCGGACCAAGTCGAGCGGCTGACCATCGATTTTCGCGAGGGTGTGCCGGTGGCCGTCAACGGCGAGAAGCTCTCGCCGGTCGACATCATCGTGAAGCTCAATGCGGCGGGCGCGCGCAACGGCGTGGGGCTGCAGGACATCATCGAAAACCGCATCAACGGGATGAAGGTGCGCGGCGTATTCGAGAATCCGGCATTGGTCATTCTGCACAAGGCCCACCGCGGTCTGGAATGCGCCACCCTGAGCGGCGAAGTCGCCCGCGTGCGCGATCTGGTGGTGAACGAGTACAGCCAAATCGTCTACAAAGGCCTGTGGTTCGCGCCGGAGCGCAAGGCCATCCAAGCCATGGTGGACTACAGCCAGCGCCACGTCAGCGGCGAGGTCTCCATCGACCTTTACAAAGGATCGTGCACCGTCGCCGCCGTGCGCAGCGAGCATTCGCTCTATTCGCGCGACTTGGTCACCCTGCATCGCGGCGTGGAATTCAGCGGCGACGATGCCACCGGCTTTTTGCGCACCATGGCCCTTCGCTACCAAATCGAGGGCGACCGCGAACTCCGTATGGCGCGGGGTAGTCGATGA
- a CDS encoding ATP-grasp domain-containing protein — MSRPRIAFVESNTSGTGRLFLAAARELGFQPVMLTSTPERYPYLSAEDCDVVTLDTSDAAALLEASRELSRRGLAGVTSSSEYFVVAAAQVAWQLGLPGPDPAALAACRDKHVQRLRLRAAGVAVPDFRGADTPEDAVRAADAFGYPVIVKPVSGSGSVGVASCSSPDGVLAHAAALLAHGVNERGQPVPRTVLVETIAQGPEYSVETFDRTVVGITAKHLGSPPYFVEVGHDHPAPLHIVQRDALAGITRAALDALNLGFGPAHTETRYTESGPAIIEVNPRLAGGFIPELVRLATGVDLVRNTVARIARQAHSCEPLHRRHASLRFLLPPAEGTLERIDGLEEAARLRGVADARMYAAVGAQLACRHDFRDRIGHVIATGATSEDAMALADRARELVRLTVARGE; from the coding sequence ATGAGCCGGCCGCGCATCGCCTTCGTCGAGAGCAACACCAGCGGTACCGGGCGCCTGTTCCTCGCAGCCGCGCGCGAGCTCGGATTCCAACCGGTGATGCTGACCTCGACGCCCGAAAGGTATCCGTACCTCTCGGCCGAGGATTGCGACGTCGTGACCCTCGACACGAGCGATGCCGCGGCCCTGCTCGAGGCTTCCCGCGAGCTATCCCGAAGAGGACTCGCCGGCGTGACGTCGAGCTCCGAGTACTTCGTGGTGGCCGCGGCGCAGGTGGCCTGGCAGCTCGGTCTACCGGGCCCCGATCCGGCGGCGCTGGCCGCCTGCCGTGACAAGCATGTGCAGCGGCTGCGGCTGCGCGCCGCGGGTGTGGCCGTCCCGGATTTTCGTGGGGCGGACACGCCGGAGGACGCCGTTCGCGCGGCAGACGCGTTTGGATATCCGGTCATCGTCAAGCCGGTCAGCGGCTCCGGCAGCGTGGGCGTGGCTTCGTGTTCATCGCCGGACGGCGTATTGGCGCACGCGGCGGCGCTTCTCGCGCACGGGGTGAACGAGCGCGGTCAGCCAGTCCCGCGCACGGTGCTGGTGGAGACCATCGCGCAGGGTCCCGAGTATTCCGTGGAGACATTCGACCGCACCGTGGTGGGCATCACCGCGAAACACCTGGGGAGCCCTCCCTACTTCGTCGAAGTTGGGCACGACCATCCCGCGCCACTGCACATCGTGCAGCGCGACGCCCTCGCGGGAATCACGCGGGCCGCGCTCGACGCACTCAACCTTGGATTCGGCCCGGCACACACGGAAACTCGATATACGGAGTCGGGACCGGCGATCATCGAGGTCAATCCGCGCCTGGCCGGCGGATTCATTCCCGAGCTCGTCCGCCTCGCGACCGGTGTGGATCTGGTGCGAAACACCGTCGCACGCATCGCGCGGCAAGCGCATTCGTGCGAGCCTTTGCATCGGCGGCATGCGTCCCTGCGCTTTCTTCTTCCGCCGGCCGAGGGCACGCTGGAACGTATCGACGGTCTCGAGGAGGCGGCGCGCCTGCGTGGGGTTGCGGACGCGCGCATGTACGCTGCGGTCGGCGCCCAGCTCGCGTGCCGCCACGATTTCCGCGACCGCATCGGTCACGTGATCGCCACCGGCGCCACCTCGGAAGACGCCATGGCCCTGGCGGATCGGGCCCGCGAGCTGGTGCGGCTCACCGTCGCCCGAGGCGAATGA